In the Myxosarcina sp. GI1 genome, CAAAAAGCTCAAATCGCCGTCGAGAAAGCCGTTAAGCGAATGCACGCTCTAGGTATAGCCACAATTATCTCCGTAGATGGCAAAATGTACTGGCAAGATCCCAATGGGCGATTGGAACCATACTCCATCGAATTCGATGCCACAAAATAGTCGTCGATGAGCGAAGTATTAACTCCCCGTCTGGTTTGGCAGTTCGAGCGTAAATATCTAGTTTTCTGCAATTACAGTTTTCTGCAATTACAGAAATACAGAAAATTTAGTAGCGATCGCCAGCTTGAATTTTCAAACCCAGCAGACGAGCGAGCAACGTCGATAAATTGAGTCTGAATTGAAGACCTCAATCGTTGAGCTGGCTGTAGACGCGAGATAGTAAATCTTGAAAAACAAGTTCTTTAAGCTCGTCATTGTTCATCACTTCCATAAAGATTTTTTCATTACCTTCTAGGCGTTGTACGAAAATATCTTCGAGATGTTTGTCTAAGACGGGAGCAAAATTTTCTTTGCTGTTAACCTTAGCAGCTTGTTGGCGGAAATAGAAGGTTCGTTTGATATGGTACAGCCTGTCGCTAAAACCTTTGCTCTACAATCAATACAGCGGTCGATTTAGACAAAGTAAAAGAAAGACTGTATGATTTGCCATTTAAAATAAAGTCATGATATTTGTTTTTCATACTTGCCAATCTCTACTCCCCGAAACCGCAAATACTTATACAAAGTAGCTTTAGAAATATCCAAATCTCTGGCAATCTGGTCAACGGGCATTCCCTCTTGGTAATAAGATTGAGCTATACGAGCTTTTCTTTGGGCATCTTCCGATAGTCCAGGTTTTCTGCCACCCATTCTGCCTCTAGCCCTAGCAGCAGCTAACCCCGCATTGGTTCGTTCGCGAATTATCTCTCGCTCGAACTCTGCCAGAGAAGCAAAGATATTAAACACCAACCGACCTTGAGCCGTAGTTGTATCGATAGGATCGTTGAGGCTTCTCAACCCTATATTACGCTCGTTTAGTTCGGCTACCAACTCGACCAGGTGCTTGAGACTTCGCCCTAGGCGATCTAATTTCCAAATGACAATAACATCATCGGGACGAGCATTACTTAACATCTCATTTAATCCAGGACGAACTGCTTTAGCTCCACTAACCGTATCGGTAAAAAAGCGTTCGCATCCATGCAAACGTAGAGCATCGAGTTGTAAATCTAGGTTTTGTTCGTTGGTACTAACGCGAGCATAACCGAGAAGCATTTTGTTGGCTATTGTTTAGTAAACTTATCTATCAAGCAGAATTATATACTTTGATTGACTAAACCACAATAATAAACTCTGCTCGAAAATAGAGTGACGAATTTGCTAGCGATCGCCAAATTCACTAAAATGCAATCGCGGCAGTCGAGAAAGTTCAAATTAACGGTCGTTTAAGTGAACAATTATCGATCGAAAAAGTTTTAATTTTTCGTTATGGCATTTGAGTAGCAATTGTACAGAGAATTACGCTAAGGCTGAAAGCCCTGTGCTATAGGCATTTCAAAAACTATTTTTGTAATCGCCACGCTCGATTTTTAATCGGTGACGGGCGAAAGCCTGCTCTAGAGATTTACCGTGTCTGGATGAACGGCAACGATTTCTCGGTATCTTTTAAAATCTCGCACGTTTATGGTGAGAACGTGAGTGAGTTCGTTCACGATACAGGCTGCCACCAATCTGGCATCGTGAACGTTTACCCCTTTGATAGCATAAAGTTCGACCAGTTTCCGCCATTGTTGATAGATCTCTGGCAGGTCTGGTTTTAAAGGTAAAAGGTTTTCAATTTTGGCGACTTCGGTACTAGCTTGCTTTGGTGTCATGCCTAACCCGTTTTTATCCAGTGGTCTAGTGCAGACGTTCCAGAACTCAATAATGTTTTGTGGTGCAACATAAAGCTTTTCACCTCGTGCCAAAAGAGCTGCTACTGCTTCCACCGCAATCGGGTACATCGGGTGGTCTGGCTGGCAACTGCGTAACAGAATATTCGTGTCTACCAAATAACTCATTACAGCCGTTCGTCGCTGTAGATGCTTTCCCTACTTATCGCTTCATCGCTTAATAACGGCAGTCCGCGACGGTGACTATCAGCCCATTCTCTAAAAGCTACGACTTTTTTTGCTGCTGACAACTCCGAGCGACTCTCAGCTTCTGGTGCTGTAGATAAATCTCGTGCCAAATCGACAAGCTCTCCCTCTTCTGTGTCGAGCCATTTTAATACAGCTTGTTTGATTTGTTCTGCTGGCAAACTCTGAACACGAGCGGCTATTGTTTGCCTAATGTTGGTTTCTTTCACAGAGAACGACTCGCTAGTTAGAGTTTTATACAATATAATTGTAACCATTTCTTCAACGGGATAATTTTAAGTATCCCGACGTGATTTAAAGTGAAAAATAGTAGAGAGAAGATGCGTAGCACAGCCATGCAGTAGCTTTATTGTCACATTAAATTTTTAAGCGATACCCAAAATGACTGAGACAACGCACATTGAATTTGAAGAGGATTCTTAGTACGCATAATAAAAGAAACGAAACGACAAAATCTTACCAAGTCAAAGATAACAGAGCTAATGCAGACATCTTTGACGTAGTTAGACCGAATACTCTTGGCAACACTAGGATTTAACAGGCAACGCCAGTATCTTCTTATACAAATCTTCTAAGTAAATTTCTCTATTATCTGACTGCCTGAGTATACAGGTATTTTCCCGCTGTGAGCTCACATTAATACAGGAAAAAAATTATGGCGCAAACGTTTATCACATCAGCTCCAACTCAATTCAATCTGATAGAGGCAACAGTTGATGAGATTACAAAAGCCTTTGAATTTGGTGCTCTCACAGCTGAGGAGTTAGTAAAACTTTATCTCAATCGAATTGAAGCTTATGAAAACGCGGGACCTAGACTAAACGCAGTTACTTATATTAATCCCGATGCCTTAAAGGTTGCCAAAGCTTTAGATGAAGCATTTCAGGCTGGAGAAATTAAAAGTCCCATCCATGGAATGCCCGTGCTGTTGAAGGACAATATTGATACCTTTGACATGCCAACTTCCAATGGTTCGGTCATTCTCAAGGATGCAATTCCGCCAGATGACGCTTTTATTACTCAATCTCTGCGGGATGCCGGAGCAATTATCCTGGGTAAAGCATCCATGGGGGAATTTGCGGGGGGTCCTTACAGCACCCTTGATGGGCAAATGAAAAATCCCTACGACTTTATCCGCGACACTGGCGGCTCTAGTAGTGGTTCTGCAGCTTCAACTGCTGCAAACTTTGCCACTTTTGCTGTGGGTACTGATACCAGCACTTCTGTTCGGGGTCCTGCTTCCTATCAGGGATTGGTTGGGATACGACCTACCACTGGAGTCATTAGCCGTGATGGCATCGCTCCCAAAAACTTAACCTTCGATACGGCAGGACCAATTGCTCGTACCGTCACTGATGCGGCACTATTGATGAACGAACTGGCAGGAATCGACCCAAACGATCCCTTGACCCCAAATAGTGAGGAGCTAATCTCTGAAGATTATACGGACTTTCTAGTCAAAGGTTCGCTAAAAGGAGCACGCATTGGTGTGGCTCGAGATTTCTTTGGGGGCGATCCTGAGATTGATGCCTTAGCCGAAGAGGCGATCTCAACCCTAGAAGAACTGGGAGCAGAAATTGTTGACCCAGTCAATTTCGACCCCGAGTTCCTTGAATTCTACGTTGAGAATGGTACTCCCAACATTCGGCAAATTGCAGATTACCGATTCCAGGAGGATTGGGAAGAATATCTCGCTACTTTCGGTCCAGAGGTGCCGAAAACCGTTGAGGAATTCCTCGAAATTTACGAAACGGAGGTGAGCAACTCTTCACTGCCACCAGCAGAGAGCGTTATTGATTTGTTAGAGCGTTCCCTGGATAATTCTACCGACGACCCAGCCTATGCGAATCTCCTTGAAAATGTTCTGCCTACAGCCGCCGAGCTAAAATTAGCTCTCTTCGATTCTTTTGAACTGGATGCGCTGGTTTTTCCCTATCAGCCCACGTTTGCTCCTCCTATCAGCAACCCTGTTTATTCAGTCGAAGACCCCGATTTTGTGGACTCGGATGTTCCCCAATCGGCAATTCTTGCGGGTTATAGTTCACCTGGATTTCCTAGTATGGTAGTACCTATGGGTTTTGGCTCCCAAGGATTACCTACCTCCCTCGGTTTCTTAGGACGCCCTTACGAAGAAGGAAAATTGATAAGCTACGCCTACGACTACGAGCAGGAAACTATGTTACGGGAACCACCACCCCTGTTACCCGCCCTAGAGGGTGAAGAGTTTGAATATGTCACTGAGGTGTTGGCACTGGGCGAAGCAACTGATGACACAATTGTTGCTGGCGAGCTTACCAATTTTGACGGTAATGCCGATACGGTTGTTGCCGATGTCGGAGATGACTTGATTGACACTACTGCTGCAATAAGTGGCGGAAATCGAATCTATGGCGGCGATGGCGACGATACCATTTTGGTAGACCTCAACGACGAAGCTTATGGCGAGAGTGGCGAGGATGTTTTAGATGCTGCTCGGGGTCGGGGAGGAAATCTTCTCTCTGGAGGATTGGACGATGATGAACTTTATGCAACTACAGGAGATCGGCTCTTTGGCGATGAAGGTGATGACAAGCTATTTGTTGGTGAGGAGGGCGACGTTCTTCTAACAGGAGGTTCGGAGGCAGACCAATTCTGGATTGCGAACGAGTTCCTTCCGATGGCTCCAAGTGAAGTGGCTGATTTTGAAGACGGAGTTGATGTCATAGGATTCAAAGAGACTGGACTGAAATTTGAAGACCTTTCCATAGAGCAAATTGGTTCTGACACGTCAATTAGTGTTGGAGATCTAGCAGTTGCAACGTTTTTAAACACTGAAGCCACTGCCTTAACAGCAGCAGATTTCGCCTTTACTTGATTCGGCTTCTCGGTCTAAAACTAGCGAAGCTGACATGTCGGGCAAGTAAAATGCCACATTATCAAAGGGAAACTGTATGTATTACAGCAATTATGCTTAAAGAGCATTTTTAGTCGTCCCAAACATCACTCATCTGCAAAATAATTGCCCCTCATGTCACGTTCGTGCTTATTTTCTTCTAACCCAATGCTTCGTTGGCAAAGACAAAATTATCGGCACTAAGGTCGTTGGCATTAATTCCTGAAAGAACTGCCAGGTCTCGCTCGAAAGCGTTGAGCGTTGTATCCGAGCCATCTTGCCGTAAGTTGAAGTCTTCAAAACTCAGGTTTAAGCCTCCCAGACCGATAACGTCCTCACCTGGGGTAAAGTCAGCGATCGTGTTAGCCGATGTTGGAAGCTCGGCATTAGCAATCCAGAAGCGATCGGCACCAGCACCGCCAGTTAGAGAGTTGTTACCCCCAGCTAGAACGAAAAAGCTGTCATTTCCCGAACCACCAAAAGCGCGATCGCCACTGCCGAGAAAAAATTCATCTTTACCAGCACCTCCATAGAGGCGATTTTTCCCTCTGCCTACAGAAGCATCTAGCAAATCGTCACCCTTACCACCGACGGCGAAATCCTCTATGCCGACAATAACTTCATCATCACCAGCACCACCATAGATGCGATTACTGCCAGTAAGAGCCTGGGAAGTATCGACGAGATCTTCCCCCGCACCAGCAAAGACGAGATCGCCGTTGCCATCGAAATCTGCTAGTAACTCTGGAGCGATCTCATCATCCTCTGCGTCCCCATAAACAGTCACCTCAGTGAGATATTCAAACTCTTCCCCAGGCAATGGGGGCGTACTTTCAGGAGCAACTCGAAATTTGGTTGCCTGCTCGTAGGAATAGGCTAAGCCCAGGATGGTCGGTTCGCTGTAAGGACGACCCGTAAAGGACATAGTAACTGGCAATCCCCCTTCGCTAGTTCCGGTTGGAACCGTAACATCGGGAAGACCAGTAGAGCTTGCCAACTCCACTTGTCGGGTCGGAGGATCTTCTAGGGGACTGACAAAGGTAGGATCGGTTGTTTCTGGTAGAGGACGAGCGAAGGTTCCGATGGTTGGAAAGACAAAAGCATCTAAATCGTTGCTATCTAAGACTTCTAGTAAAGTGTTCCTTATCGAAGGAGTCACGTTTTCTGCTACATCGAGATAATCTGGAGCGGACAAGCTGCCCGACAAGCTAGAGCGGAGGGTGTCTACTATAGTTGATGGAGTTTCAGAATTAGCGATTTCTGGAGACTCAAGAACCGCAATCAGTTCTTCTACCGTTTTAGGATACTCAGCTCCTAGTGTCGCCAAGTAATCGTCGAAATAGGGTTTTAGTTCTGCTTCAGTTGCTGTTCCGTAAGTGATGTCTACGTCGGAAAGAAAGCTTTCATCGAAGGAGATGTCAACAGTCGTTGCCCCCAGCTCTTCCATCTCGTTCAGAGCTTCCTCAGCTAGCCGATTGACTTCTGGGTCGGCAGCATCGCCAAAAAAATTGCTCACGACCCCTAGGCGGGCTCCTTCAAGATCGTCTAAGTCTAAAAATTGAGTGTAGTCTTTGTAGAAGCGATCGCGTCGAACGGTAGGAGGGGCAATTTTAGTACTAGTACTGGGATTGTCGGGATCGAATCCCACCATAGCACCCAAGGTTATTGCGGCATCTGTCACCGTGCGCGCCATTGGTCCGCCCATATCCCGCGAGGGGGTAAAGGGGATAATGCCATCTGTACTGACTAAGCCACGGGTGGGTCGAACGCCTACTAGACCCTGAAATGACGATGGTGTGCGAATAGAGCCGCCCGTATCGCTTCCCGTTCCGACAGTCGCAAAATTAGCAGCGATCGCCGCTCCCGTACCCCCACTCGAGCCACCCGACTGGCGATTTAACTGATAGGGATCGAGCACCTGCCCTTCTAGAGAACCGTATCCCTGTCCAGAGATGGCAAACTCATCTAAATTCGCTTTGCCAAAGATGACGGCTCCAGCATCTCGCAAATTGGCGACTGCAAAGGCATCATCCGGCGGAACTGAGCCAGCAAGAGCATCAGAGCCACCTGTTGTTGGTACGTCGAAAGTATCGTAGTTATCTTTCAGGAGTACGGGAATTCCAGCCAAGGCTCCTAAGTCTTTTCCGACGAAGCGTTCTCGGTCGATTTCCCTGGCAATTTCCAGGGCATTGGGGTTGAGATTAATAATGGAATTGAGCTTCGGTCCTGAGTCATCGTAAGCTTCGATGCGGTTGCGATAGAGTTGAACCAACTCCTCCGCTGTGAGAGCACCAAATTCAAAGGCTTTTGTAATCTCATCAACTGTTGCCTCTATCAGATTGAATTGAGTTGGAGCTGATGTGATAAACGTTTGCGCCATAATTTTTTCCTGTATTAATGTGAGCTCACAGCGGGAAAATACCTGTATACTCAGGCAGTCAGATAATAGAGAACTTTACTTAGAGGATTTGTATAAGAAGATACTGGCGTTGCCTGTTAAATCCTAGTGTTGCCAAGAGTATTCGGTCTAACTACGTCAAAGATGTCTGCATTAGCTCTGCCATCTTTGACGTAGTAAGATTTTGTCGTTTCATTTCTTGGCGTTGGTGAATGCGTATTGCTAAAATTCACCAACGCCACCGATTTTTCTGTATCTGCTGAGGTATCAGCAGATGGAAACCTAGTGCTTCATGGCTCAGGAGTAGAAAAAGATATTAAAGGTAGCTTGACATTTAATTTTAAAAGAAAAGTTTAAAAGCTGTTATGGGACCAATTCCCCGTTATTCACTTTTCGGGGAATTTTTTCTGCGAGACTTATTATTAGAGCTTTTAAAGAGTTTAAATCGAGTTAATTTGAATAAACTTAGCTATTGCCATATTTCTGTATTTCTTTATTTGTTAGTAATCGTAAATAAAGAATGATTATTGCGGTACAGAATCAAAAGGGAGGAGTTGGGAAAACTACTTTAGTAATACATATAGCTCAAACTTTGGCGATGAAAAAATTTACTGTATTGCTAGTAGATGCAGATTGTCAAGGCTCGGCTCGCGATTGAACAGCAGCTAGAACTCTATAGCAAGCAAGTATCTTTAAAGGGATTACGAACGGTAAATACTTCTTTGTTGTAGAGATAAGGTCAGGACTTACGCACTCAGTTTTCGGTTAAGACTGGTAAAAAGGTTAAGGGGCAAGGGTAGGCGGCTACCGCCGCGCATCTCTTTATTTAAGACAAAAAAGAGATGCGGCGCAGGTGCGCCCTGGATTTATTTTTCCCTTTGTCCTTTCCTATTCCCCCTCTCAAAAGCTCAATTTCAATTTTCCATTGAACTGCGTAAGCTGACTGATAGACACATCTCAATCAAAACTAAAAGCTAAGTAACACAGTGCAGAGAGTGAACACGAGAAAAGAATAACTGGTCATGATAATCGGCTTTGGCTCGACGGCTAGCAAAACAACGTTTAGTCAGCTGCGTAAGTCCTGAAGATGTTACTTCTAAGTTTTTGCTTCAGCTCTACGCCAATCGGCAAAGTGCTGGCAAAAATCTTTCTTGGAGATAAACTTGGCTCGGCGAGCGCAGATTCTGACGAGGATAATATTCTGCCAAATTTCGAGATTCTTAATAAGTAAAGGATCTATATTTAATATTCTGGCAGCAGCAGCATTAGAATAAACTAGGTTTTGTGCAATCGACATTGCACTAAAAGAAGCGGTTGAGGACAGCGAAAACTGGATTCGTCGCCACGAAATTCTCAAAACGGCACAAGTCATTTATGAGCAGGGATAGAGCCTCACTTCTAGATATTGTCAACATTTCCTAACCCTAACACCTACACCCAATCTCAACCTACAAATTAAATGCGCGACAGCTTACTTTAGGCATGGTCGGTACTTCTGAAACTAAGAAAAAAACTCAGGGTTTATGCCCTGAGCTTATAGTTATCTATCTGTTGAATCTTTTAGCACTACGCTCTCTATTTAGTTCCAGCAAACGTTCTAGAGTTAGAGTTTTCTCAATTCGCTCTTTGGCATATTCAACCATTTCTTCGACGCTAGCTTTGACAAAAGCTGCGTCATATTCAGAGATAAATTCTTGCCAGGCTTCCGAGTAAAGCTGTCGAATGATCTCTTCGGGAATATCGCCTCTTTCTACTGCACCCGATGCGATCGCGTCGGAGAGAATATTGTTTTTGGTTCTGTCCCAAATTAACTGGCGTAAGCTATAGAATACTGCCTGCCACTTACGAAAAGCAGCTTTTCTTTCTTGTTCTTTAAGTGTAGGAACTTGAAATCTAGAAGATAGAGCATTGTGATTAATAGTCATGGAATAAAACTCCTTAAAGAAAATAAAAACAATTTACGCTCTCTAAGGAACGGAGCGAGTCAAGGGTCTGCCGCCAGGCAAATTTTCTACACAAAATGGGGTGTGGGGTATCCCCACATTAATAACCAAATTTCCCTTGTACCGCGTAGTTACAATAGGAATGCTGTTGTTGTGCGCCGCAGGCACGACTTTAGCCGTCACCCCAAGGGGGACGATTAGCGCAAGGGGGTCATGAAAGACAATACGCGAAGCGACCACATAAAGTTAGGTTGGTTAACTTAGGATAAGAAAAGGAAGGGTTGTATAGAGACTAAAGAAAGAAAAAATATTATGAAAATTACTGTCGATCTACCCGATAAACTAACAGAAAAGATTGGACAACAGTGGGGAGATTTATCCAAAAAAGTTTTAGATAATATCGCTTTAGAAGCTTATAAAAGTAAGATTATCAGTACGGCAGAGCTTGGAGAAATCCTTGGTTTTTCCTCCCGTTTAGAAATTTATGATTTTTTGAAAAAGTCTGGAGTTTATCTCAATTACGAGCGAGAAGATTTGGAAGAAGATATAGAAACAATAAAACAATTAAGAAATAAATGATTAATGATAGTTGTAGCTGATACTTCTTGCATTTGCTATTTAATCTTAATCGATTGTATTGAGCTTCTGTCACAATTATACGGAAGTGTCATTATTCCCAATGCTGTCTATTTAGAGTTACAAGCAGATAACACCCCTGTTCGAGTCAAACAATGGATTCAAGATTACCCTCAATGGCTAAAAGTTGAATCTGTTGAGATGATTATGAACTATGAGCTAGACAGGCTGGACAAAGGGGAGATAGAGGCTATTATCTTAGCGGAAAGATGTCAGTCTGACTTGCTAATTGTTGACGATCGCTTGGCAAGAACCATTGCTAGAAAAAGAGGCTTGAAAATCACGGGACTATTAGGAGTTTTGTACGATGCAGCTTTAGCTGACAAAATCGATCTCGCACAAAAGTTGAAAGCTCTTCAAAATACCAGTTTTTTCGTTAATCCCAATTTATTAAATTCGCTTTTGCAGATGTTTGAGCGAGCAAAAAATCAGTAACTTATAGCTTTACATATTTTAATAAACTCAATATTGGTAGAAAATTGGTAGACAAAGTTATTGACAATAGCTCAAAATCTCTCAAGTAAAGGGATTTAAGAATTATTTGTTCACTTTGGGGTAGTGGGGGTCGTGGGTTCAAATCCCGCCGCTCCGATTTAATTCAAACCCTCTCAGCGATAGGGCTTTGTAGTTTTTGTGTCGATTGCCACATTATTTGTCACCTTTTTCAAATTGATGTCGTCTTGACTAATTATTTGTCATCAGTAAAAAATTAGTGTCGCTTTAACAAAATGAATGTTATTATTAAAACTTTTTTTTCGCCGAGAAAATTTTAATTCATATAGCTAAATAGATTTGTAGAACAAAATGTAAATCAGTTTTGACTCTACTGTTTTGAGATGAGGTTTTCTTCCAGCACCTTTGCTTCTTTGTCAATGATTAGCATATCAAATTGCGTTTTCCCTAACCCCAAAGTGTTGAGCGCATTCTCTTAGTAAAGCATCGGCAAATTGCTATATATGGCGCGAAAGTTGACCCCCAGTCAAGC is a window encoding:
- a CDS encoding recombinase family protein: MLLGYARVSTNEQNLDLQLDALRLHGCERFFTDTVSGAKAVRPGLNEMLSNARPDDVIVIWKLDRLGRSLKHLVELVAELNERNIGLRSLNDPIDTTTAQGRLVFNIFASLAEFEREIIRERTNAGLAAARARGRMGGRKPGLSEDAQRKARIAQSYYQEGMPVDQIARDLDISKATLYKYLRFRGVEIGKYEKQIS
- a CDS encoding PIN domain-containing protein, which produces MSYLVDTNILLRSCQPDHPMYPIAVEAVAALLARGEKLYVAPQNIIEFWNVCTRPLDKNGLGMTPKQASTEVAKIENLLPLKPDLPEIYQQWRKLVELYAIKGVNVHDARLVAACIVNELTHVLTINVRDFKRYREIVAVHPDTVNL
- a CDS encoding amidase family protein: MAQTFITSAPTQFNLIEATVDEITKAFEFGALTAEELVKLYLNRIEAYENAGPRLNAVTYINPDALKVAKALDEAFQAGEIKSPIHGMPVLLKDNIDTFDMPTSNGSVILKDAIPPDDAFITQSLRDAGAIILGKASMGEFAGGPYSTLDGQMKNPYDFIRDTGGSSSGSAASTAANFATFAVGTDTSTSVRGPASYQGLVGIRPTTGVISRDGIAPKNLTFDTAGPIARTVTDAALLMNELAGIDPNDPLTPNSEELISEDYTDFLVKGSLKGARIGVARDFFGGDPEIDALAEEAISTLEELGAEIVDPVNFDPEFLEFYVENGTPNIRQIADYRFQEDWEEYLATFGPEVPKTVEEFLEIYETEVSNSSLPPAESVIDLLERSLDNSTDDPAYANLLENVLPTAAELKLALFDSFELDALVFPYQPTFAPPISNPVYSVEDPDFVDSDVPQSAILAGYSSPGFPSMVVPMGFGSQGLPTSLGFLGRPYEEGKLISYAYDYEQETMLREPPPLLPALEGEEFEYVTEVLALGEATDDTIVAGELTNFDGNADTVVADVGDDLIDTTAAISGGNRIYGGDGDDTILVDLNDEAYGESGEDVLDAARGRGGNLLSGGLDDDELYATTGDRLFGDEGDDKLFVGEEGDVLLTGGSEADQFWIANEFLPMAPSEVADFEDGVDVIGFKETGLKFEDLSIEQIGSDTSISVGDLAVATFLNTEATALTAADFAFT
- a CDS encoding amidase family protein, which codes for MAQTFITSAPTQFNLIEATVDEITKAFEFGALTAEELVQLYRNRIEAYDDSGPKLNSIINLNPNALEIAREIDRERFVGKDLGALAGIPVLLKDNYDTFDVPTTGGSDALAGSVPPDDAFAVANLRDAGAVIFGKANLDEFAISGQGYGSLEGQVLDPYQLNRQSGGSSGGTGAAIAANFATVGTGSDTGGSIRTPSSFQGLVGVRPTRGLVSTDGIIPFTPSRDMGGPMARTVTDAAITLGAMVGFDPDNPSTSTKIAPPTVRRDRFYKDYTQFLDLDDLEGARLGVVSNFFGDAADPEVNRLAEEALNEMEELGATTVDISFDESFLSDVDITYGTATEAELKPYFDDYLATLGAEYPKTVEELIAVLESPEIANSETPSTIVDTLRSSLSGSLSAPDYLDVAENVTPSIRNTLLEVLDSNDLDAFVFPTIGTFARPLPETTDPTFVSPLEDPPTRQVELASSTGLPDVTVPTGTSEGGLPVTMSFTGRPYSEPTILGLAYSYEQATKFRVAPESTPPLPGEEFEYLTEVTVYGDAEDDEIAPELLADFDGNGDLVFAGAGEDLVDTSQALTGSNRIYGGAGDDEVIVGIEDFAVGGKGDDLLDASVGRGKNRLYGGAGKDEFFLGSGDRAFGGSGNDSFFVLAGGNNSLTGGAGADRFWIANAELPTSANTIADFTPGEDVIGLGGLNLSFEDFNLRQDGSDTTLNAFERDLAVLSGINANDLSADNFVFANEALG
- a CDS encoding UPF0175 family protein, whose translation is MKITVDLPDKLTEKIGQQWGDLSKKVLDNIALEAYKSKIISTAELGEILGFSSRLEIYDFLKKSGVYLNYEREDLEEDIETIKQLRNK
- a CDS encoding DNA-binding protein, which gives rise to MIVVADTSCICYLILIDCIELLSQLYGSVIIPNAVYLELQADNTPVRVKQWIQDYPQWLKVESVEMIMNYELDRLDKGEIEAIILAERCQSDLLIVDDRLARTIARKRGLKITGLLGVLYDAALADKIDLAQKLKALQNTSFFVNPNLLNSLLQMFERAKNQ